The Plasmodium berghei ANKA genome assembly, chromosome: 12 region ATTAAAttggataaaaaaaaagacgaatgtgaaaaaaaatactatgATAATAATCGATGTGTgttaaatgaaataaagttggaaaacaaattttcaaatatcAAAGACATTGAATTTAAATcgaacaaaaataataagaaagaaacatttataaataaaaaaaggaagaatgaaaatatattaactcAAAGAATtgttcaaataaaaaaagagaatacacatgttttaaataattctgATATAGTATgcaatatattatcatttttaacaTTTGCTGAAAGgtggaaatataaaataataagtatgtctttttataatgcatttaatacaaaatatggATGGAATAGTGTTgattttcgtttttttaatatagatttattaaatatgaattttttggataaatataaaaaacttCTTTTTAACACAAATggattatttttatcagtTCATGAAAATGAGAATGTAgaagaaataattaatttttctataaataattttaaaaatattaaagatcttagattatattttcgaaaaaaaaatacaaattatatatatgaaggTATACACCCAACTGTtgcaaatttattaaacaataaatttttaaatgaaaaaaaaaaaaaaaaaaaaaaaaacgaaaaataCACTTTTAATAATACTTGTTATGCGCCTAATCAATTAGAAGATATATTGAAATTTACAGAAAATGAAACAGAATCTTATCATACATATaattctaataataatgaatcAGAAATAGACAATAAACAATTtcatgaatataataatattaattattattttagcACATTTCCATATTATTCTATTGATTATGATCCCGACTTTTCTGAATCATTTTTCACTAATTGTAATACATTTCATCTTTCACGATCCAAAAATTCCCCAAAAAATTCtgagaataataatataaaaaatgatacaatacaaaaatatatgaatattttaaaaaaaaataatgtgtgtaaaaatttagaaatgaaaatcgattttcataatttagAAAGATTAGTATTGGATGTGGAAATTAAAGGAAATGATCTTTTATGTTTTGTTggaaaattcaaaaatttaaaagatataataattagtaaattattatattctgataatttaaatagaTCTCAAATTGTAACAATATTTACTTGTTTTgttgataaaattaaacaaaataatattcgAATTATACAACTTGGCTTATATTTTAGACATGaacacaaaaaaacaaattatttaaataacgAAACATTTAGAAAACTTTTAAATGAACATACTAATTCTTTTtatgatattaataatgaagaaGGGGATGAATTAATATctattttgtataaaaaacattCAGAATCATTATATTGTTTGTGGAGtaatgatttatttatatcctATGAAATGTATGAGAGtatcaaaaaatttaggtatatttagaaaaatttcaaaaatttttatttttcctatccaattttattaacatattcattttatttctcacttttttttatttttagaaattTAAAGATATGGACTCTTCCAGGATGGAGTGCCTTGTCTTTTGCCAAactataaaattataataatatatttttttaattttttataaaaaaataaaaaggattgtataattattttcatgcttgtatttgttttattccACAACTATACATTTTCTGATTTCCTATTTGATTTACTTTTTTGTGTAATGATAAAATgctttataatattttaaatcaaTTCCGataatttatcatattaCATTTATCTAATATATTGATATTCTAGTATTTGAACTAgtttcaatattattaagaAATGTACATGCacaaatatatgtgtatatatttatttccctttttttttttttttacattgtCTATAATTTGGTTTTTCCAAGAACAAAATACTTTTGTGATATTTCGTCCTTAATTTGAGTAAATTTATCAAGTTTGATGCATTTTACATGATTCCTatatctattatttttttttcttgtaTTGTATTTCTtagtttttaatattttttagtatttattcagtgttaatatatttattattttttgttcttaAAAATGGACATGCTTACGCCCCaataatttgtattaatAAACATGTGACatcaaacaaatttaaaaacatatcaatcaattaaaaataaagtaatcacattaatttaaaacaaaaaaatatattcacaGGAAGCAAATAATTGCAGacagaataaaaaaataaacatacgCATATTTAACAAATCGCTATGTTTTATGtgataagaaaaaaaatgaattagtTGAAacttaattaaaaattaataaaaaataaatccttaaaaaatatggaaaattaGCTAGCtcctcaaaaaaaaaatacaaaatttcTGACATGTTCATAAAAAGTGAGGCCATTCGCACatctataaataaatatacatatttctCTGGATGATCTCATTTCTATTCACTGtgatctttttttttttttttcttgaCAAAGTTATCATTGTAATATTGGCAATAATCTGTAAGTGTACATTTTCCACACAATGGTTTTTTTCCTTTGCAAATTACTTGCCCAAAGCCAACTAATAAATGATTTAGTTCTGACCATAGTTCTTTATCCACaaaactttttaattttatttgtgtaTCCAATTCATTTTTCGTATAAACCCAATTTAAACGATTAGATATTCTATGCACGTGTATATCAACAGCTATACCTTCATGTTTATTTAAAGCTGTTTGTAAAATAAGTTGTGAAACTTTTTCCCCAATACCTGGTAgttttattaattcttCATAATTATGTGGTATATCCgagttatatttttcttttaaaatttggcaaattttaataatttgttttgaTTTAACGTTATAAAATCCTACTCCaaatatcaatttttttaattcttcttCAGGGGTCTTTAATATGTTTTCAACATTTAGtccatgtttttttaatctaTCCATTACCATAGCTGTTACCTCATCTTTTGTTCGAGATGATAATAAACACGAAATTAAAGTTTGAAAtctaaaaatttttaaatcatcAGTTTGTTCGCTTAGCATATGACATCCATATTTATCAACTGGagcatttatattttttctcatttcttttattttattgtatgTTAgcatgaatattttttttttcgtttttatatcattttcattttttaagtttttaattatttcatcatttttttcactttttatTGCTTTCCTTTTTGTTCTACCATATTTTGATGGGTTATTTTGGTTGATTTTATGAATGGAATTCAATTCATTTgcttcatttattttatgtgtTATTTCCTCTTCTTCTATATTGGCatatttctcttttttaattacatTGTTCacaaaatatgttttacaTTGATGATTTAGTATATCATTgtcattttttacaatgtttttttttatattattatgttgGCTATTTGATGAgtgttcatattttatttgtatctTCTTTACTCTATTTGGGGTGAAGTATTTTGACGATTTGTCCATTCcaagaaaatataagttaatgatgataatgtttttaagatttttgtgaaatttcataaaatattgcaaatcggataaaataaaaattaaataatatatctttGTGTAATATTCCAAAGAATATTCGAATTTTTCCAAATATTTCACATTATTCAGGCGTTCTAAAAGTTCTTAATATTccagaaaattatattttttggcaattatatataacttaaaaatatgcttGATCTCATTTGCACACAACTTGggaatattttgattttgcaaaataaaaaaaagttccaaaaaatatacatatatatgtatagtaATCCAAAGCAAGCATACTACTCGCTCAACATTATTcaatttattatgtatatttatttccttcTATAACTGTTCGTTTCTATctatatgtaataatatcatttatatttatattctatattgaataatataattccattttattatgaCATGTGCAggtaaaaattataaataaatatgtatatattttaaataatgtgATAGCACGAATGATATaacttttaatttttagtTCAATGCATATTAATTACGTTAATTTccacttttttattattttctgcatattatattttaaggAATGTTTCTTAGTACAGACTTGAAAATGTTATTATACAGAACcaaacaattatatatatatataatcatatGCTCATTACTATAATATGTtcataaatgtatattattgaaATACATAGCATGTGaatatttcaatttttataatgttATGGAAAATTTACTATAACTTTGgaattttgttattttatactttctattatttttatttattttctgtGTTTACAACGTATTTTAAGtgcaataaatataatgattttcatgttgattttttttttcgttcccttttcattttttcccTCAACTGTTATTAAAGAAGAATTATGCATTATTAATTTcccatatatattttctttttatttttacatttattttatattttttttattatatttcttttatctttaattttatgtttttttctctttccCCTTTTCCCAAtgcaatattatatttaaattttatggtaattaatactttttattatttgattattaaaaacaaaataacaATTAAGGGGAAACTTATCATCATGCTATTTAAAaagcataaaaaaataattaaaatcattttatgtattattttttttcttcttttccttctcaaattttttatatcctttaataaaaatgaatggAGAAAATGCATAAAGCAATTTTGTTCAAAGATGAAACTGAAAAGGCTATTGTCCATTTTATTGTATATCTTATaggtaaaaaaaaaaacagaaataaaaatgaaaattgtatacaaaaaagacaatacaaaaatataaaacatacaTTATAACCAcattttaacattttataGGCATATTACTGatattatgtatttattataattatataattttaaaatattacttTTATTCCTTATTTTGGGCATTTATTGTTTCTATTCCATTACACCATATTAAAGTGAAATTGTCAGAATTCTTTAAagaacaaattataaaaaaaaaaaataaaacaaagaCATTGAGCTCAAGGAATACATATTATTGGGAATCCACTctaaatgataatgataaaaaatttaaaaaaataaatataaacttAAGCAATGCGAAGAATACTACTAATTGGggtgatatatttttttcaaaggAAAATGATAAACAACATATAGACACATTATATGATAGTGATAGTTatgaaattaaagaaataaacaaatatgaCAATTTAagtgataaaaatacattaaaCAATGgcataaaaaaagattCAATTTCTCAATATGAAGAACaagggaaaaaaaacaaattaattagtagaataaaacattttttttataatatcacaaataatataagaaaagagttagatatatatcattatgtattttttttgattattaAACCTATAtggaaagaaaaaaaaaatgataatattaatagtagttttgaaaattatgaaaataggAATGGTagtgaaatatattttttaattttacacagacttacatttttttatattttaaaaagaatacttcagaaatataaagaatttttattttcaattgccttttttattatcatcttttttattatttataaaattataaaaaacatatggcttaagtatttttataatatatataaaagacAGTATGATAAATTCGCTAATAAATTATCTCTGAattacacatatatatacaaacaTTATATGAATAGTATATTGACAATATTgatcataatattttcaatattcaTGTTTTCTTCGATATCATgcttttttgttttcaatTTATATCGAGAATCTGTGTTTATAATCAATtcaattaataattatatatcttcaaattttaagagtgtaagaaaaaaaaaaaaaataactagCCAATTTACACACAATTGTTGAAATgaaatgtttttaaaaacaaaacatGTATAGTTTCcttcttttattaattaataatatgtatgttttttccttttttagtCATCCATAATTCAAACCTTTAGagaattttataaaaaacgtggaaaaaatgatatCGAAAGTTTGTACGAACTAGCCAATATCACCAAATTaccatttttaaataacaGCACAATATCTGTTATATCTTCACATTTAAAAAGAGCTATAGAgatatatgaaaatgtttattcttataattttatcaaaCATAAGGGGATAACATTAAAGAGCTCTTGTTTGCTACTTATTCTCGAAAGGTTTATTAACATCAGGGAAAACAATCTTTTAAGTTTTAAGAaatatgtaatttttttaaaagaaaatattaaaaaaaaaatatatgaacgTGACAGtacatatttgtatttaaaaaaatgtttaattaatgaacaaaaaaataataactttttttataaattcaaaaaattgatTCAAGGTTTATCTaaaatactatttttttcaaataataataaaatctCACATAATGAAATAGAACATCAATCAAAAAATGCCCAATTGGgtgatgaaaattataGTGGGCATAGTATTTTTAAGACTGTTTTTGAAAGTGTAATGgttgaagaaaatataaacgttcagaaaaaattagaaagggaaataaacatttcagaagaaaaaacatttttagaGCAATCAAATGAACTGAATAAAGAcgcaaaaataaaagaagaaaatacaacaaatgaaatattagaaaaagaaaGTAAAGAAATTCCTGTGGAAATtgatacaaaaaaaagtagCATATATTTAGAAGAAAGTGTAGATAAAACTACACACACAAATAAGcgtgataaaataaatatggataaggatgaaaatgatttaaataataataggaGTATTCAAACtgtaacaaaaaaatatgattatgAGTCAAACAAGGAAAACAACTTTAAGTTTAAagattttataaattatataaataatatatttttttcgttaaaaaaaatagaagatattggaaaattaacaaaatatattatatttaataatagcTATggtttattaaaaattatgatattttttgtactgatttttttaaatttttttatgtttactTTTGATGCAATTATCCAAGcaatgatattttttacagctttatattatttaatattatcaaaaaaatcagtattaaattatttaaaagatttattattagtaGTTGACCCATcaagtatttttttttataatataacaaaaagtttaaaagctataattatatgtacattaaaaagaatatatttttatacaatgtatatatggttaatattttcatttttccaGTTTccaattatttatgttcCGACTTTAATGTGTATGATTTTATCCCTTATCCCAATTATATCGCCAGAAATacttatattaataatagttTTACATTTATGGATTATACAAAagcaaaaaattatatctattatattatttattgtcaatttttttatttatttatatttcacTACTACTATATATACTGAAATACCATACATACATGCATGGCTTGTTTCATTATCTCTATTTCTTTCAATTACAACTTTTGGATCAAAGGGTGTTATATTAGGGCCATTCATTGCGTCTATTCCTCTTATTTTACATCAAATTGCAATAAACCAAAATAATGCAGCAAATATTCGAAATATTCGAAGcaaagaaatgaaaaaacaaaaattgaaacaaaaacaaataCGAAAGCtcaaagaaaaatataaacaaaaaaaaaaccaaCAAAGCACTGTTAATAACAAAATGGATAAAAGAGGAAACTATTAcgaaactaaaaaaaattataaaattccttcagaaatatttaaaatttcaaaCAAATTTTCTCAAAATTATCGACGTCAATATAAAAGTAATGTGCCTATCAAAGCGCGAATAGATAAAGGATTAAGCATTGataattctttattatttagaaATGGAAGTAAAAATAACCATTTTATGAAATTTAACTATGGTAATAAAGTTTTCCATAGAGAAGCATTAGAAGAATACAAAGATAGTATTGTATCTTTATTTgtagataataaaaaaaaaagaccGAAAAAAGCATTTTTgtggaaaaataaattacataaattgtataaaattattgaaataaataataatgcatataataattttttacaagGAAATACAGAACAAAATCtatgcaaaaaaataaactcAAATtctatacataaaaaaaaaagtgttATACACAAAAGTTATGAACATTGTTCATACGAAAATATAGTCAACAatgatgatgaaaataataagttAGCTCTTTACATTTACAAACGtgataaacaaaaaaaaaaaacaaaaaataataagaataataaaaaagagacaaaaaataatcttCATTTagtatcaaaaaaaattaataaacataaaataatcaCGAAAAATTCTTTgcaaaaaacaaaagatttagtaaatatttatagcaagtttcaaaataatttacagcattttttttcttacaTAACAAATGATAcatgatattttttcatgtaTTTATGTGATTGTGGAAATCAAATAggagaaaaatattatagcaactatttattttatatgtattttttttatattatatatttcgcTTTTTTTAGTCAAAATTTAcgtaatttataatttgctTTCTTATTTCGTACAACATCAAGAATTGAATTAGTAAATAAAACGTCGATTgcgtttttattattttgccatatctaaattattatgtatatgtgtttttcattttgatGATATGATtgcaatttttttgatttactttctaatttgtttttgttttaatattgataatttttttcattaaaaagaacaaaaaaaaaaaaaaaaaaaaatattgaaatgccgctatttttaaatttccACTTTTTTACTAGCATAATTTACCATTATGCcgtataatatatactttcGATTTTTGGCTTttgcataaaaataaatatttcatacatacatatatatgcatagtatatatataaatttattatcgccatattttttgcaattttactattttaaaCTTTCTCATTTCCAATTAActgcatttttttgtttctctttttatttttcttataaacAATTAAATGGCAATGTTGCTCATTTTTAGCAGCAAAGTGAGACATAACAGAAAAgaagttttaaaaaaaaaaaaaaattaaatataatcaaGGGGAAGGAAGTTCAAAAGAAAGATACAGAACAATATGAAgggaaaacaaaaaaaaaatgacgaAATTGACAATTCCCTGTTTACTGTTTCTCGTTATATTCCTGATGGCgaatttaatgaaaatgattttACAAAAGTGgtagaaaagaaaaaagaagaaaatgaagtcgaatatgcaaaaaaaaaagaaaaggaaaaggaagaaaatgttaataaaactaccaaaaacaattttacaaatgtaaataatttagatATGATTGATGAACAAACATggtttaataatttaataaaaaagactGATCAACAAAATCCTAGTGAAAATTCATATGAATCAgaatatgatgaaaatattattataaactcagataatatttttaaaaatatatatcctttttttaaaacagaAGAAGACcctaattattttattgagAAAAAGGAGTTGCACAAATTTATAAAGCAAAACCGGTTAAATTGaaatacacacatatatgtgTTCATGTTTTTGTATTCACAATTTCGCTATGCTCGGAAATGAGTAGAGTATTTTCTTCTGTttccttatttttatttattttatttttgtataaaatatatgaaaaaatggcATTTGTGCATTCATATTCAtgtaaatatgtatattaaaattttttttaaaatataaaaaatgtatatgcaACATTTGCattgttaataataaaatagctTTAAATTCGCttaacaataaaattgtCTATAACCCTGTTACTATAACATTTAGCCACACTATCTTATGACATGTACATGTGCATGTGGATATATGAATAGAGTGAGAAAGAGAATGAAAGGATTATTATGAGTCCGAAGATTGAAATAAATCATCAGGCCCAAACATAATATTCAATCCGTTATCCACATATATTGTTTGACCAGTAACTGCACTACTTTCTTTTgataaaagaaatgaaGCAACAGATCCAACATCAGTAGatagtaattttttttttaagggTGCATATTTTTCTGAATAATCAATTGCATAATCAATAAATGAgtaattttgtttatcaGTTTCACCTGAACtgttcatattatttttttgattattattaaatttattaatagcAGTAGCTGCTCGAGATTTAAGTGGTCCTGCACTAATAGTATTAATTCttatgttatattttctacCTAAATAATAAGCTAACACTCTTGTATCAGATTCTAATGCAGCTTTTGCACTTGACATACCACCACCATATCCAGGTACAACTTTTTGGCTAGCTTGATATGTTAATGAAACAACACTTCCTCCTGAATTcataaatttacaaaaatgtTTACATAAAGATATTAAAGAATAAGAACTTTTACTAATAGCATCTAAATATCCATCTCGACTTGTGTCTAATAAACTTTTTTGTACTTCTCTTCCATTAGCTAATGAATGCACAAGCATTGatatttttccatatttattataaattaaattagcTACTTCTTCAAtactataattttttaaattattatatctcttattattttttgtatctTCATCTATATCATCATAATTATCAAATCCAGCATCAAGTGGTAAAACATCGAGTATTTGCATTCGTTTGgaattatcattattaattatcATATCTTTGTCGAATTTTCCAGattctaaattttttataaatatgttataaACAGGGGGCCATACTCCAAAAATTACTTTTACATTTCTTTTACTAAGCTCTTTGGCTATACCCCAACCATACCCATTTGAATCTCCTACCCCTgcaataaaacaaatttcattttcattttcatttttattttttatattatcgattttatcattttgatTGCTTTCAACATTTATtcttaaattattttcatttttcttttttcttaaaattttatttttccaataattttctttattcaTTCGTAAGGACGAGaatgtttttttctcatATCCATTGTTAGTGAAACATGTTATCTTCAAATAGTTAAATATTAAGATAGTTAAGAAAACTATTAGctttttatacattttttaaatgaatatattcaataaaaattctattaacaataatattgtttactattttcgagtttaacaaaaatgtgttgtaataataaaaaaagtataacaTATCTTGCAGAACAAAATGCAATAcaactataaaaaattaggaaaattcaaaaaaaaaaatatttttatgaaaaaaatgtatatttttgcaGTTTGGTAATTATGTGtatttatagaaaatatatatatgtatacatgTGTGTTACgaacatttattttttcttttttttccttatcTTTTGGATATACCCATGATCTCACATTATTTCCACTAATTACcgaatattatattatttatgcaaaataaaaatgcgAATCAATAAccatttctttatattattcaaatgAAATATGTTCTACAATCAAATATGAAGCTACTACAATGATTTATGTTTCCATCATGATTTTTTATCgcaattatttt contains the following coding sequences:
- a CDS encoding endonuclease III-like protein 1, putative, with product MKFHKNLKNIIIINLYFLGMDKSSKYFTPNRVKKIQIKYEHSSNSQHNNIKKNIVKNDNDILNHQCKTYFVNNVIKKEKYANIEEEEITHKINEANELNSIHKINQNNPSKYGRTKRKAIKSEKNDEIIKNLKNENDIKTKKKIFMLTYNKIKEMRKNINAPVDKYGCHMLSEQTDDLKIFRFQTLISCLLSSRTKDEVTAMVMDRLKKHGLNVENILKTPEEELKKLIFGVGFYNVKSKQIIKICQILKEKYNSDIPHNYEELIKLPGIGEKVSQLILQTALNKHEGIAVDIHVHRISNRLNWVYTKNELDTQIKLKSFVDKELWSELNHLLVGFGQVICKGKKPLCGKCTLTDYCQYYNDNFVKKKKKKDHSE
- a CDS encoding enoyl-acyl carrier reductase, with the translated sequence MYKKLIVFLTILIFNYLKITCFTNNGYEKKTFSSLRMNKENYWKNKILRKKKNENNLRINVESNQNDKIDNIKNKNENENEICFIAGVGDSNGYGWGIAKELSKRNVKVIFGVWPPVYNIFIKNLESGKFDKDMIINNDNSKRMQILDVLPLDAGFDNYDDIDEDTKNNKRYNNLKNYSIEEVANLIYNKYGKISMLVHSLANGREVQKSLLDTSRDGYLDAISKSSYSLISLCKHFCKFMNSGGSVVSLTYQASQKVVPGYGGGMSSAKAALESDTRVLAYYLGRKYNIRINTISAGPLKSRAATAINKFNNNQKNNMNSSGETDKQNYSFIDYAIDYSEKYAPLKKKLLSTDVGSVASFLLSKESSAVTGQTIYVDNGLNIMFGPDDLFQSSDS